The Eggerthella guodeyinii sequence ATAGCGCGGATGCGGTCGGCCAGCCATTCGGTCCAGGCTTCGACGCCGTCGCCCTTCGTGGCGGCGATCGGGAAGATGGGCGCCTGCGGGTTCAGCTGCGCGACCGCCTCGTCGAACGCCGCGCGGTCGAAGTTGAATACGGGCATGGTGTCCACCTTGTTGAGCACCACGGCCTCGGCCACCTGGAACACGCCGGGGTACTTGAGCGGCTTGTCGTCGCCCTCGGGCACGGACAGGATCATCACCTTGGCGTTCTCACCCAGGTCGAAATCGGTGGGGCACACGAGGTTGCCCACGTTCTCCACGATGATGAGGTCGAGGCGCTCCAGGTCGAGCACGTCCACGGCGCGCTTGATCATCGCGCTTTCGAGGTGGCACGCGCCGCCCGTGTTGATCTGCACGGCGGCGATGCCCTGGGCCTTGATCTTCTCGGCGTCCACGTTGCTGGCGATATCGCCCTCGATGACGGCGATGTTGAACTCGTCGCGCAGCGCGTCGATGGTGGCCAGGATGGTGGACGTCTTGCCCGAACCGGGGCTGGCCAGCAGGTCGAGCACGAACACGTGGTTGTCGGCGAAGCGCTGGCGCAGCTCGGAGGCGATCGCGTCGTTCTTCTGGAGGATCGGTTGCTTCAGATCGATTTGCATGGTTAGTCCTCGTTCTCCTCGTCATCGTCATCATCGTCGGGTATGTCGACTTCAATCGAGTCGATTTGCAGCTCGCGGCCGGCTATGAGCTCGGTGGCGAAGCTGTTGCATTCCGGGCACAGCATGTGGAACCGGTCGTGCTCGTATTCGGCACCGCATTCCAAGCAGCGACTCTTCGGTCGCACCATGGTGATCTCCAGCTCGGCGCCTTCGCAGAGCGTGCCTTCCGACAGGGCCTCGAACGCGAACATGAGCGCGTCCTCGATGGCCTCGGTCATCTCTCCCACCGACAGGCTCACCTTCAGCACGCGCGTGGCCCCGGCCTGCTGCGCCGACGCCGTCACCGCATCCATCACGCCCGTCATGATTCCCAATTCGTGCATGACGCTCCTTCGCGCTTGATCCACCTTGCATCGTTCGTGCCTATAGTAGCCGAAGAGCCGCGGCCGTGCAGGCATCGATGCGTCAACGGGTGCGAATGCTGCCCAGAAAACGCACAAGGCCCGCCGCTATGCGACGGGCCTTCGACAAGGTACGGTTCGGACTACTTGGCCTTCTTGGCCTTCGTCTTCTTGAGCGCCAGCTCCTCGGCACGCTCTTCGGCCTCTTCGGCATCGAGCTCTTCGGTCTGCTTCTTGATGCGCTTGCTCAACACGACGCGAGCGATCAACAGGCTGCCCTCGTACAGCACCAGCAGAGCGGCGAACATGAGCAGCATGGTGACCGGGGACGCGTCCGGCGTGGCCATGGCCGAGATGACCATGAGCACGACGTACACCGTACGCCAGCTGCCGCGCAGCTTCTTATACGGAACGACGTCGAAGATGACGAGGTAGAACACGATGAGCGGTAGCTCGAATGCGAAGCCGAAGCCCAGCTCGAACTTGATGATGGTGTCGATGTACGTCGACGCGCGCGGCACCACCTCGCCCAAGCCCGCGGCCTGGTCGGTCAGCCACTGGAACGCCGGGTCAAGGATGATCAGGTAGCAGAACACCGTGCCGAACACGAACAGCGCAACCGCCGCAGCGAACGTGGGGACGAACCACTTGCGCTCGCTGGGCTTGAGGGCCGGCAGGAAAAACGCGAGGATCTGCCAGAGAATGACGGGCGAGCAGGCCACGATCGAGGTCCAGATGGATATTTTGAAGCGCGTCGCGAACGCCTCGAACGGATCGAGCACGATCGTGCCCGACAGCAAGCCGTCAACGCCGTCCGGCAGGTACGGAGAAATAGGCTGGAGCAGAAATTGGCTGATAACGGGCGTGGCCATGTAGAACACAACCACGGCGATAGCGAGGCACGCGATGATGCGCACGAGACGCATGCGCAGCT is a genomic window containing:
- the hypB gene encoding hydrogenase nickel incorporation protein HypB yields the protein MQIDLKQPILQKNDAIASELRQRFADNHVFVLDLLASPGSGKTSTILATIDALRDEFNIAVIEGDIASNVDAEKIKAQGIAAVQINTGGACHLESAMIKRAVDVLDLERLDLIIVENVGNLVCPTDFDLGENAKVMILSVPEGDDKPLKYPGVFQVAEAVVLNKVDTMPVFNFDRAAFDEAVAQLNPQAPIFPIAATKGDGVEAWTEWLADRIRAIQ
- the hypA gene encoding hydrogenase maturation nickel metallochaperone HypA, whose product is MHELGIMTGVMDAVTASAQQAGATRVLKVSLSVGEMTEAIEDALMFAFEALSEGTLCEGAELEITMVRPKSRCLECGAEYEHDRFHMLCPECNSFATELIAGRELQIDSIEVDIPDDDDDDEENED
- the tatC gene encoding twin-arginine translocase subunit TatC, translated to MPVGPARMPLFDHLGELRMRLVRIIACLAIAVVVFYMATPVISQFLLQPISPYLPDGVDGLLSGTIVLDPFEAFATRFKISIWTSIVACSPVILWQILAFFLPALKPSERKWFVPTFAAAVALFVFGTVFCYLIILDPAFQWLTDQAAGLGEVVPRASTYIDTIIKFELGFGFAFELPLIVFYLVIFDVVPYKKLRGSWRTVYVVLMVISAMATPDASPVTMLLMFAALLVLYEGSLLIARVVLSKRIKKQTEELDAEEAEERAEELALKKTKAKKAK